The proteins below come from a single Panulirus ornatus isolate Po-2019 chromosome 50, ASM3632096v1, whole genome shotgun sequence genomic window:
- the LOC139764645 gene encoding uncharacterized protein: MSAASRKRGHSANGSGRAKASKPQHNSKHSKASVNHHPQQQSSKRSSANLCQVEREQGLLQAIGRLLTIFIKGFAALVLFALIFNLFLVLLNKLVFKGKISQYIPAKSWRDILGH; encoded by the coding sequence ATGTCGGCCGCATCGCGTAAGAGAGGCCACAGCGCCAACGGCTCCGGCAGGGCGAAGGCGAGCAAGCCCCAGCACAACAGCAAGCACAGCAAGGCTTCCGtcaaccaccacccccagcagcAGAGCAGCAAACGCTCCTCCGCCAACCTCTGCCAGGTGGAGCGGGAGCAAGGGCTGCTCCAGGCTATAGGCAGACTCCTCACCATCTTCATTAAGGGCTTCGCCGCCCTGGTGCTCTTCGCCCTCATCTTCaacctgttcctggtgctgctcaACAAGCTGGTCTTCAAGGGGAAGATCAGCCAGTACATCCCAGCCAAGAGCTGGAGGGACATCTTAGGACACTGA